The DNA window tggggacctggCTGCAGTCCACCCAAACGTGGGAGAGAGTGAAGAACCCCAGGGGGAGTAGAGCACACTGGGGGAGGCTGAACAGGAGGGATGAGGCTGAATTGATGGGGGCTGGGACTGATGGGGGGACTGGGTGGAGACACAACTGATAAAGGGACTGGGGACAAGATTAACTGCTAGCCGGGGGTGGCCAGATGTGGCAGAGAGAGCTCCTGACCAGGAGATCCACATCACTTTACCTAATACATTTGGGATTGTGGGCAAGACTAATTGTCGCATACAGACTCAGAATGGGCCGGGGCAGTTCAATAGTCAAAAGGCATACTGAAAAAACACAACataatcttttttaaatattttatgattttttgggCCAATCTCAAGATTTTTTGGAGTCTGAATCATGATTTTGGAGTTTGAATCACTGAGGTCGGCAATGCTGATAACCATACACAGAGTTCATAATATCAAATAGCATTCATAAGCTGTACATAGATTGCCATATCGTCACAGGTGcctactcagacaaaactcctattgacttcaatggaagttatgTTGAAGGACTATAGGATTTGTTTCCAAGTTAAGGTGGCACCAAGGGATACAAATCTCCTATAGGTCTCTGAGGCTCCTAATCaattgtgatgtggacacctttCCATTAGGAACCTTCCATGGAACTACTTTCAGAATAATGTACTAGTCAACgtgagtaagggtgacagaatctgaccctaaataaTTAGATAAACCATGTAATAAATAACCCCTATGaacaaaaatgcaacattttagtgTGCACTGATATATTTCATTCAGGGCAGAACCTGAGGGCTGCAGACTTTCCAGATTTAATTTAAGAACATGAGCCAGTAAATCACCATTGCAAAACACACTGTTTGTTCTACTTTCCCATGTGACAATCTTGAACACGTTTGTTATTTTAATCAAATTGGCAGAGATAAAATGGGGTATAAAGGACAGAGTGCAGAAACTAGTGCTGTGGCTCACACTACTTCATCCAGCTGTTATAAAATGCTGGCCAGTCCTATTCTCCTTTTGGTTGGCTTAGCCTATGTCTCCCCAGTCTTTGGTAACAGAGAAATCCGAGCTAATGGCACTTTCTCAGACAGAAAGTATTACAACTCAATAAACGTCACTAATGGAGGACCTTGGGGCACTTGGACATGGGTTGATATGTGCCCAGAACATTTCTATGCTATGGGATATAGTGTAAAGGTAACTGAACCTGATTACTTTATCCATACCCTCGTCAGAGCTATAGGTTCTTATCATGTTAATGATCTTACTGTATTTCTGTATATTTTAGGTGGAGGAGTATCGAGGAGCTAGTGATGACACTGCACTAAATGGGATCCGTTTATTTTGCATAAAAATCAACAGTACGCATAGTGCTGTCTATACCATCGAATCTGATTCTGGAAAGTAAGTTTAACGGTACTTCAaccttttatattttgtttgatcTATAATAAACCAGAGGATGAGGAACCTGAGCACTTGTAGCACTGTCAACCAGAGTGCAGCCTGTTATTGCCTCCAGgttgttctttttaattttttatgctGGGAATATAATTGTTTACGACTACTGAGGAAGGGACCAAGTTATGGTCTGTGTTGCACCAGTGTAGCCCAATGAATTTGGCTCAAGATATTAATTAAGCATGATTTGCAAAATTCAGAGAAAAAAGGCTACAATGTAAATAGCAGACATTGCCTGTATTGTGTCTGAATTTCCTACCATTTCCCCCAGGCACAGCTTTGATGGTCTTTTAAAGTTAAAACTGACACCTCATCCTCACTTGAATATTTGGCCTTTACAGTTTTCTTATAACAACTTGTGTTATAGGGACACAGTCAATCTGGAATctagtcactttaaaaataacttaaaagtAATTCCAGGTACTTTACCTGCTCCTGAGGCCAAAATGTTGGCAATCACATTTCCCTGTTTTTATGTacttttttctttccccaccttGCTGTGTAAAAAGTTCTGCCCAAGCAGGGGAAACTAAGTAACTAAGCCCTGACACTGCAATCAGATCTAGGGGTCTAGCTAatagatctgattgcaggatcaggacctggcTGACTACAGAGGGGAAACCGTGAAAGTGACTATACACCGAGTTCTATCAAATgcacaaagaaaagaaacaggaaaaaaaaaaagagaaatatttcccCTTCATTTTTCAGTTATAATAGTCTTTGGCATTACTTGTAATGGTAATACGGAAATgttcagacagaaatgtgattattttaaagTTGATGATGTCCCTTAAGGGCCAAGTTATCAGTTTCAACTTTGAATGCCTCACCCTCTATCAGTTGTATCAATGTCTTTATGTAATGTAAAGAgcgttttttaaatgtaatttgtgTATGAAAGGATCTGTGGGTCACTGATATATATGGCTCAGTCATTTAATTGAGTTTATATTATCTGATTATAGGAACTGCCATATTAGATCAGACTCAAGTCCATTTAGTGCAGTATCCTCTCCCCTATAGTGGCCAGCCCTAGATGCTTCAGAAGACATGCATTGATCTTCCAGTAGGCAGATGGAAGAATGCACCCTGCATAGGTCTAATCCTGGtttctaatagttagagattggcctGAATcctgaagcacaaggtttaataccccttccaaaatgtttgttCACATTAATTATGAACACTCTGATATTTACATGAATATTTAGAATATCTAAAGTTTTAAAGAGTGGACATAACATAAATCCAGATTTTGAAGTATGGGTATAATTTTTTTCCAGGCAGACACTTACAATTATTGCAGGCAACAAAGAGTAAACTCCAAGCTATTTTTAATTGATATTAAGAAACATATTCTCCTCTTACTTCCACTGATGTGAATGGATTTACTTTAAGGCTTTTTCTGGTGTGCATGTATCTATAGTGAATCTTGTTTTCTCAGGTTTTGTTGAGTTTGACACATATACTGTGAACAGGACATTCACATTTCTTCAGTTTTGTTCCAACTTTTTCCTGCTCTCAGACAGGAAAAGCTCCTTGCTGCTTTGTGATGAGTTCAGCTTGTGATAATCTGCTGTCATTGTGCTGTCACTTTATTTTTGGAATGTAAGGAATGGTATCCGCTGTGTATTCTTCAGTGTCCAAACACAGCTAGTGTTCAAcacttaataaataatacattcaaaataattcagaaaatcTGGCAtacttcccattttaaaaattgatcagACTTGATTAAAATAACATTTCACTGGCTTTTATGCAACaagtagagaaaaatatattgaaattctCTTTTCCCCCCTAGGTTTGGGCAATGGTCAGGAATCATTTGGTGTCCAACTGGGTTCCTAACATCCTTTCAGCTGAAAGTTGAAGTTCCACAAGGAATTTTAGACGATACAGCCGCTAACAATATCAAATTCCGCTGTAGCAGTGGTGCTATCATAGAAGGAACAGGCGGTAGCTTTGGTGATTATGGTGGATGGAGTAATTCATGCAC is part of the Dermochelys coriacea isolate rDerCor1 chromosome 2, rDerCor1.pri.v4, whole genome shotgun sequence genome and encodes:
- the LOC119852271 gene encoding vitelline membrane outer layer protein 1 homolog; translated protein: MGYKGQSAETSAVAHTTSSSCYKMLASPILLLVGLAYVSPVFGNREIRANGTFSDRKYYNSINVTNGGPWGTWTWVDMCPEHFYAMGYSVKVEEYRGASDDTALNGIRLFCIKINSTHSAVYTIESDSGKFGQWSGIIWCPTGFLTSFQLKVEVPQGILDDTAANNIKFRCSSGAIIEGTGGSFGDYGGWSNSCTRGGICGIETKQEPYHNIFIDDTALNDVRFFCCD